GACTATTGTCATTATCAACCATGTCCCAACCTGCAAAATTGTCAACGTAGGTATCATTATCATCATCACCATTTCCTATTGGGTCATCATAATTGTATTTGATATTGCCCGAAAGGTCTTCGTGATTTACGTTTATCGCGGTTTCTGTGATGCCGATCACCACGTTTGTATCCCCTAACGTAATATCCCATGCTTCGTATGCCATTATGTTGGCATAATGATATGGCATTACGCTATTTAGGTTCGCATCATTAGGAGTGTACATGTCAAAACTCACAAATTGTGGTTCTGCGTATTCAATCCACGGTGAATTTTCCAGTTTTCTTACAGCCGAAAACACGTCTGAATTATCGTTGATCTTTGCTTCATAGATCAAGGAAATGTCTGCTAACTTCTGGCCACGATCGTTGAATTCGGTTGCAGGCGGTTGGGTTCGAGGGAATTTCTTCTCAAGGCTTTCCAAACCGAACGCATCAAATTCTTTCAATAATTCTGGAATGGCAACTGCACTTTCCGAACAGGCACTTCGATATTCAGGTTTAACCTTGAAATTGATAACTCCTTTCAAGTACTTATCACCCGTCTGACTCACGAGCAGACTATTATCAGTGCGCTGTGCAATCCCAAAAATCGGAAGAATGAGAAGGGAGAATAAGAAAATACGAGTCATGGCTATGATATCTGAGTTGAAGTTACTCAATGCTGAGATGTGCTGGTCGTATAAGCAGGAATTTCATCCAGAAAGTTGAATGTGCTGTCATCTGAGACTCGACAACAATAATGACTGATTCCATTACTTATAAGCAGAATTGTGGCATTGATATGCCGATTGTAACGGCCTAATTGGAAGAACGTTTCGTTATTCAGTGGTTCTTTTGGGGCTTTACATTCAATTAAGATTGTTGCTTTTCCCTGCGGGTTACAAATGATCAGATCTGCCCGTTTGGTACGCGCGCCACCCTTTACCTGTCTTTCAATTTTCATGAGCGAAAGAGGGTAAGAAAGGTCCTTGTTTAAGAACGAAATAAGGTTTTGACGAACCCATTCTTCTGGTGTTAGAACAAGGAATTTTTTCCTCA
The window above is part of the Flavobacteriales bacterium genome. Proteins encoded here:
- a CDS encoding type I restriction enzyme HsdR N-terminal domain-containing protein, coding for MLITPQSTSDQIVVDYLRSMLPSLNLPDHPQRLKTEEGKEHIFCQVRKKFLVLTPEEWVRQNLISFLNKDLSYPLSLMKIERQVKGGARTKRADLIICNPQGKATILIECKAPKEPLNNETFFQLGRYNRHINATILLISNGISHYCCRVSDDSTFNFLDEIPAYTTSTSQH